The DNA window CTATCTGTTCGAGAGCTCTTTTTACGTGGGCGCCGAAGTCATCGACGCGAATAACCAGGTCATCCATATATTTACCGATAGTTATACCGGCGCACCGAGAGACTGGTGCCCGGCTGACTCGCATACCTATTCCTGGGAGCCTCTGCCCGGCTTTTTCAATCAAGAGCCGACCAATATCAGCAATTTCCCCGCCATGAGCCATTTGCCGCATACCTGGCCCGCCTTTTGGCCGAATCGCCCGCCGGAATGGGCTGGCAAATGGATCGGCGAAATGGGCCCGTGGCCCATGGCAGACCAGGAGAGCTACTGTCTCATCGACGATCGAAGTAACGACGAATTCGCCTACTATCCCTTTGTCGCCAGCCATCAGGATTCATTGCCCTGGCCGAACGGCAGAAGAGGATTGGGATTGGAAGTGCAAGTCCGGACCTGTCAATGGAGCGATCCCCGCCTGCAGGATGCCTGGTTCGCCATTTATGACATTAAAAACGTCAGTCACAAAGATTTGACCAGGGTGGTATGCGGCTTTTACCACGATTGGGATATCGGCGCCGAGGGCAACGAGAGCGACGCTGGAGACGATGCCCTTTCTTTCAATAAACCGAACGGTCTGGTGTATCAATGGGATTTGGACGGACGAAGCATTCATAACAAACCAACCGGTTGGGTCGCGCAAAAAATTCTCCAAGCGCCGGACAATCTGGGAATGACCAGCTTCTGGGGCACCAGTTCCGGCGATGTCATATCCGATGATGAAGAGGCGTGGCAGATAAAAACATCGCCGGGCACTTTTGTCCCCGGCGGTGAGCTGGACGCCGCCTTTATCACCGGATCCGGCTACTTTGGCCTGCTGCGGGGCGAAAGCAAACGCTACGCGATCGCCATTGTCATGGGCAAGGATTTTGAAACCATGCGGCTCAATAGTAGGATGGCGCAATGGTTTTTTGACGGCGGCTATTCCTTTGCCGTGCACCGGGCTGAGCTGCTCTCCCCATCGGGCGGTGAAATCGTCCATGGGGCGATGGATATAAAATGGAAAACGAATAGCGCCGCCGGCCCCTTGCTGGCGGATATCTTTTACAGCATCGACGACTGGAAAACGTGGAACACCATCGCCATGGATCAGGAGGATGATGGAGTCTATACCTGGGACACCAACACGGTTGAGGATGGCATCAATTACTCGATCAGGGTGATCGCGCATAACAGTTTAGGCATGGGTCAAAGCCCGTCCAGCGCACGGCTGACCATCAACAATCCGCCGGCAGCAGTCCCGGAGGTATTCCTCCTGTCGCCGGCCAGCGAGCAGGCGATCAGCGGCCGCTATGATATCCGCTGGCGGGCCGGCGATGCGGACGGGGATGCGGTCATCCTGAACCTGTTTTACAGCCCGGACAGCGGCAGGACCTGGCAGTCGCTCGCGGAGAACGAAATGAACGACGGCATTTATTCATGGGACACCTCCTCTTTGGCTAATGGAAATAGATATGCGCTCAAGGCGGTCGTCAGCGACGGTGCTTTGGAGGGGGTACACATATTACATGGCCCCTTTCGCATCGCCAACGATCATCCTGCTATGAGATCATCCTGTATTGAACATGTCTCTGGTTCCAGCAACGCAGCGGTCGGCGTCCACGTCATCGATCCGTCCGCACTGACGGACCATACTTTTGAATTGACCTTTTCGTTGGCCGATGGAATCACCACCTACCATGTTTATGATTTGAACGCTGAAAGCTATGTGCTTCACAACGAGCCCCTCCATCCTGATCAGGAGGGAGCTATTTTCCTGGGCGTGCGCTTGTGGCTGCACGACTTTCCGGAACCGGCGCCCATAGATTCCCTGACCGGTTGGATAGCCGGCGACGCCAACCTGATGCCGATTGTTGAGAAAGATCCAGGCGAAGGATTCATCGCTTTGCCGGCGGACCTAGAAATTCGCGTGTTGGGAGCGAACGCCGACACCAGCTATTCCCCTGTTCCACGATATCAAATCCCGGTCAATTTTCAGGTTTGGAATGTTACTGACAGCGTCAGAATGGAGTTTATCTTTGAAGAGCAGGGCGTGGCCGATGGCAAACTAAGCGAAGGAGATGTTATAAAGCTTATTACCAATCGAATCGGGAGAAAATACAACCCCTCGTGGCGGATCCAATTCCACAAGCCTGTCCTGCAAGAGGTCGTCCTGCCCGAATCCGGCGACGTGGCCTTAATCGCCATGGCTAAGCCCTTTGCGGCCACCGATGTCTACCGGTTTAAAACCCTGCCGGACTATTTTACCGCCGTGCAGGATAAAACGCACCCGATCGCTTCATTCAGCCTGCAGCAAAACTATCCCAATCCGTTCAATGCGGCCACCACGATAGAGTACCATCTATCGGCAGCGGGCGCCATCCGGCTGCAAATTTTCGATATGTTGGGACGCGAGGTGGCGACGCTGGTTGATGGATATCAACGCGAGGGCTTGCATCGGATTCGTTGGAATGGTATCGATAAAACTCATCAGCCTGCGGCCAACGGCATTTATGTTTATCGCATCACGGCCAAAGACCGGGTGGAGACCAAAAAAATGGTGTTGCTCAAATGAGCCTGGTAGAAACAGTCGGTAATATAATGCCAAAGGCATCATCCGGAAATTATATATTCTTACGCCGCTTGATGATCCGAATCTGCTGGGCGATGCTTTTTTTGCTGACAGGATGTCAGCAAAAAGTCAATGGTCCGGATGAAAAACAAAACGAACGCATTCTATGGACCTTTGCAGTTGAATCGGAGATCTATTACAGTTCACCGGCGCTCAGCCTGAACGAGGAAACCGTCTATTTCGGCACCTCATCCGGCATCCTGGCAAAACAGGCTGCCAACAACGCCCTTTATGCCGTTGCGGTTGCTACAGGTCAAGTCCTATGGAAATTTCCTTTGGGCATCAAGGAAGTCCGCTCCTCTCCTGCAGTCTGTGCGGACGGATCGATCGCCTTTGTCGCCTCTGAACGAAATTCCGCGGCTGGGCCAACCGTGCGCGACCTTTTGTATCGGCTCTCCTCCAACGGTCAGTTGCAATGGACCTTTAACATTAATCCGGGGTTACAGGCGACGGTCGATGTCGGTCAGTCCGCTCCCAGCGTCGCCTCCGACGGCGTTATCTATGCGGCAGCCGGCGGGCTTTACGCGATCAATCCCGACGGTACCTGCAAATGGACGCAATTCCAGCCGGCTGCAGAGGACATTCGCAATGCTCCGGTCATCGGCAAAAACGGCGTGCTCTACTTTGTCTATCACAACATTCCGCTCACCGCACTGGATCCGACCGATGGGCACACGCTCTGGTCCTGTGATCTCGGCGTCAACGATCATGTATTGGCGTCTCCTGCCATCGGAGCGGATGGACGGATTATCGTGGCGACAAACCCGGGAATCGTCTATGCCGTCGCTCCAACTGGTGAGATTCTATGGTCCTTTGACACCGCTTCCATCGGCTACACCTGCACCCTGCGTTCCTCGCCCGCGATCGATGAGGATGGCACGATCTATCTTGGCACCAACACCGGCAACCCCGCATCCATCTTTCTTGCCTTGAATCCCAATGGAACCGTGAAATGGATTTTTGAACCAGCGAATCTGCCGGGCGAGGTGTCATCCAGCCACTTTGACATTTACTCTTCACCGGCCATTGGTGCAGATGGGATCATTTACTTTGGACAGGAATTCGGCCGGGTGTACGGACTTTATCCCCAGAACGGCGAGATACAGTGGATGGTCGAGACAAAAAGCGGGATCACCTGGAGTTCGCCGGCTTTGAGTTCGGCGGGAACGCTGTTTATCAGCGATTTATCCGGCCGCCTCTATGCAATCAAGACCGCCAGCCAAGGTCTGAAAGCGCAGGCGCCATGGCCCAAGTTCAAGCACGACAATCAGAACAGCGGCGCTGCGGGTCAATGAACGAAAAGGTTCATGACGGTTTTTATGCAGAACAGGGTGGGATGCTTGGAGCCCAAAAAGTCGAAATGCCCATGATGTGCCAAACATTGCACTCAAGGGCAAGCAGATTTTTCCAGTGAGGCAGGAAACAACTATTTATTCGGCTGGGAAGAACATTAGGCTTCCAAGCGGACTGACGGCACCACGAAAAGACAAGTAGAGCAAATGTTTCAGCAAGGATAACCCGTGCTCACGCCGTTTCTGCCAACACCTCTTGCTCCTTTTAAGATTGGCCTTCACAAAGTCAATTCGATCGACAATCCTGGCGATGGGCTGGTGCCTTCTACCTCATTCCGCCCCTCCAGGGGGACAACAGGTTCCTGCCCTCCAAACATCTCTGCTTTTTTTATTTGCACCGCACTTTTTTTACTTCATATTGATAAATAACGATTGAAGCCGCAGGGACTTCTATACTTTGAGTGTCCTTGATATCTGAAACTTCCTCTATGTTAACCACATTTTTACTTTTAGCATCCAAAGAATTTTTAGCATCAACAGAAGGCGCTGTCATGGTAATTTTTTTAACACTCCTTACAATAGCGCCATTCAATAAATGAACGTTTGTTTTAATCAAATCTGTTTTGCTTTTATTTACAATGGTCATGGTCAGAATCGCGCTTTTTTCATCCCAACAGGAAGCCACATCCAATGCTTTAACATTTTTTTCAACAAGTGGCGATTCAACAAGGGTATTAACGGACTTATTACCGCAATAGTGTCTGAAATACTTTAACGGATAATAGACCGTCTGACGAATTGAACCTTCATCATCCGTCATTATAGGTGCTAAAACATTTACGGCCTGTGCCCATGTTGCCAATGCTATTTTATCAGAGTTTCTCATAATACTATTTAGAAAAACGGCAGTTCCCAAAGCATGGCGCCATTCATAGCCCACTTCCAGATTGTAGACGCCAAGTCCCCCACCTTCTGCAATACCCCACTCGTCGAGCGCTATGTGAATAGGTCCCTGACGTGGTGGGAAACGATACCATACATTGAAATCCTTCACGTTATCAGGATATTTTTTAATCAGGGCATCGACACATAGCATTTGCCGTTCGAACTCTTCAATACTTTCGAATAAACTAATATAATTGTGAGAATGAACATAATGATGAAGGGCCAGATAATCACAAACCGGGCTCATTCCATCCAATACTGTTTTCGTCCAGCTCAAGTTATAATCGCCGACCAAAATCAATTTCATCAAAGGATCGGTCAATTTCATCAGTTTGATAAATTGCCAGGCCTCTCTCACATACACATTTGGATCCTGATGTCTTCCACAATCAGGCTCTGCTGATTCTTCATTACCTATACCCCAATATTTCACGTTGAATGGTTCAGGGTGGCCATGGCTTCGGCGTAAATTAGCGTAATAGCTATTCCCGGTTCCATTACAATATTCAACCCAGTTGGCCGCTTCTTCGGGTGTCCCTGTAGCCATATTAATCACCAAAAACGGCTCGGCATTAATTTCTCGGCAATATTGAATAAATTCAGCCGTTCCGAAATGATTATCCTCAATTCCTCCCCAAATTAAATTCTTTCGGGCACGCCGGTTTTCTTTTGAACCTATGCCATCTTCCCAATGATAAATTTTAGAAAAGGTACCCCCGGGATATCTTAGCAAGGGAGGGTTTAGTTCTTTCATTTTATACAACACATCAGTCCTGAAATCCATCTGATTACTAAGGTCAGAGCCTTCATCATAGATGCCACCCTTGATACAGCGTCCGAGGTGTTCGATAAACTGACCAAAAAGCAGTGGTGAAATTTCACCGATAACATGGTTTAAATCAACCGAAATACTTGCCCTGTTTGGTGATCTTGCAGGCAAAAAAACAGGGCAAAGAGCAAGCGCAAAGAGTAATGGTATTTTATTCATTTCTGTAACACCCGGAAAAGCCGCTAGCGGACGAACAGCATCTTTTTGCTGCAGGTCATCGCACCCGCAACGAGACGATAGGTATATAGACCGCTGGGAACCGGCTGATTTCGATCATCCACTCCACGCCAACGCACGCTGTGCGTACCTGCCGCCTGAACGCCATCAACCAGAACAGCTACCCGCTG is part of the bacterium genome and encodes:
- a CDS encoding T9SS type A sorting domain-containing protein, whose translation is MNKYSFIVRMFAALACFCLQPFAVADDGKQGLETPMVTSALNRENSNRRTGIHDGNRIRSAFSNFGNLGSRSLNLRGEWPQGSGVNYLFESSFYVGAEVIDANNQVIHIFTDSYTGAPRDWCPADSHTYSWEPLPGFFNQEPTNISNFPAMSHLPHTWPAFWPNRPPEWAGKWIGEMGPWPMADQESYCLIDDRSNDEFAYYPFVASHQDSLPWPNGRRGLGLEVQVRTCQWSDPRLQDAWFAIYDIKNVSHKDLTRVVCGFYHDWDIGAEGNESDAGDDALSFNKPNGLVYQWDLDGRSIHNKPTGWVAQKILQAPDNLGMTSFWGTSSGDVISDDEEAWQIKTSPGTFVPGGELDAAFITGSGYFGLLRGESKRYAIAIVMGKDFETMRLNSRMAQWFFDGGYSFAVHRAELLSPSGGEIVHGAMDIKWKTNSAAGPLLADIFYSIDDWKTWNTIAMDQEDDGVYTWDTNTVEDGINYSIRVIAHNSLGMGQSPSSARLTINNPPAAVPEVFLLSPASEQAISGRYDIRWRAGDADGDAVILNLFYSPDSGRTWQSLAENEMNDGIYSWDTSSLANGNRYALKAVVSDGALEGVHILHGPFRIANDHPAMRSSCIEHVSGSSNAAVGVHVIDPSALTDHTFELTFSLADGITTYHVYDLNAESYVLHNEPLHPDQEGAIFLGVRLWLHDFPEPAPIDSLTGWIAGDANLMPIVEKDPGEGFIALPADLEIRVLGANADTSYSPVPRYQIPVNFQVWNVTDSVRMEFIFEEQGVADGKLSEGDVIKLITNRIGRKYNPSWRIQFHKPVLQEVVLPESGDVALIAMAKPFAATDVYRFKTLPDYFTAVQDKTHPIASFSLQQNYPNPFNAATTIEYHLSAAGAIRLQIFDMLGREVATLVDGYQREGLHRIRWNGIDKTHQPAANGIYVYRITAKDRVETKKMVLLK
- a CDS encoding PQQ-like beta-propeller repeat protein; its protein translation is MIRICWAMLFLLTGCQQKVNGPDEKQNERILWTFAVESEIYYSSPALSLNEETVYFGTSSGILAKQAANNALYAVAVATGQVLWKFPLGIKEVRSSPAVCADGSIAFVASERNSAAGPTVRDLLYRLSSNGQLQWTFNINPGLQATVDVGQSAPSVASDGVIYAAAGGLYAINPDGTCKWTQFQPAAEDIRNAPVIGKNGVLYFVYHNIPLTALDPTDGHTLWSCDLGVNDHVLASPAIGADGRIIVATNPGIVYAVAPTGEILWSFDTASIGYTCTLRSSPAIDEDGTIYLGTNTGNPASIFLALNPNGTVKWIFEPANLPGEVSSSHFDIYSSPAIGADGIIYFGQEFGRVYGLYPQNGEIQWMVETKSGITWSSPALSSAGTLFISDLSGRLYAIKTASQGLKAQAPWPKFKHDNQNSGAAGQ